A window of the Methanoregula sp. genome harbors these coding sequences:
- a CDS encoding UPF0280 family protein — MIRERFSYRQTFAIILADEPEHIGAAKTGMLAARQVLEAYIARDPFFSTTFDPYTPDSDELIIIRMADATRTAGVGPMAAVAGAIAWAGIEAMQEAGAVFGVIDNGGDIALICDRPVRVGVHAGTAALSNRIAFVVPPQDSVLGICTSSATVGPSISFGVADAVTVFSRNVALADAWATAVCNQIRPDNQSVLDQCNPNDVRGIFAIMGDQHVTWGVLPPIVSADVDERLISAGDR, encoded by the coding sequence ATGATCCGCGAACGGTTCTCGTACCGGCAGACGTTCGCGATAATCCTTGCGGATGAACCGGAACATATCGGGGCTGCAAAAACCGGGATGCTTGCAGCGCGACAGGTGCTGGAAGCGTATATTGCCCGCGATCCTTTTTTCTCCACCACCTTCGATCCCTACACGCCAGACTCGGATGAGCTGATTATCATCCGTATGGCAGATGCAACCCGGACAGCCGGTGTCGGGCCGATGGCGGCAGTTGCCGGCGCGATTGCGTGGGCGGGTATTGAAGCGATGCAGGAAGCCGGTGCGGTATTCGGTGTAATCGACAACGGGGGCGACATCGCGCTCATCTGCGACCGGCCGGTACGGGTAGGAGTACATGCGGGAACCGCTGCGCTCTCCAACCGGATCGCCTTTGTTGTGCCTCCGCAGGATTCGGTTCTCGGCATCTGCACCTCCTCTGCAACAGTCGGACCTTCGATCTCCTTTGGCGTGGCCGATGCGGTCACGGTCTTCTCCCGTAATGTTGCCCTTGCAGATGCGTGGGCCACTGCGGTCTGCAACCAGATCCGTCCGGACAATCAGTCGGTGCTTGACCAATGTAACCCAAATGATGTACGCGGGATATTTGCAATCATGGGGGATCAGCATGTCACCTGGGGAGTGTTGCCCCCCATTGTGAGTGCGGATGTGGATGAACGGTTGATCAGTGCGGGGGACCGGTGA
- a CDS encoding homocysteine biosynthesis protein, with protein MHKSISQINERIRDGSARVVTAEEMPAIVAELGEQGALKEVDVVTTGTFGAMCSSGAFFNFGHAEPPIRMERIWLNNVEAYGGLAAVDTYIGATQQSDTREDEYGGAHVLEDLVAGKSVELRASSRGTDCYPRRTITTELLLENVNQAIMCNPRNAYQRYNAATNTTDRTLHTYMGTLLPGCGNVNFSGAGLLNPLSNDPHCRLIGSGVPIFLCGAQGMVVGEGTQHSPAGGFGTLMVTGDLKQMSPDYMRAATMTGYGVTLYVGLGIPLPVLDIDVVRATAVRDEDISVDILDYAVPSRSRPVLRKVSYAELRSGSIDLNGEEVKTSSLSSFRRARKVAAELKGWVEQGKMQLALPTRPIDAKKVSRPMHQSTLGPRVLDIMDRQVVSIHEDEEIKTAAKKLLKGETNHLPVINAAGILVGIVTTFDISKAVANPGKAHLVKDIMKTKVITAKPDEAVDIAVQKLEKHNISALPVVDAENHVLGILTAMNLGKLFGGRWLK; from the coding sequence ATGCACAAGTCGATCAGCCAGATCAATGAGCGGATCCGAGACGGCAGTGCGCGGGTGGTTACCGCAGAAGAGATGCCTGCGATCGTTGCCGAACTCGGTGAACAGGGAGCTTTAAAAGAAGTGGATGTGGTCACTACCGGCACCTTTGGTGCCATGTGTTCATCCGGTGCGTTTTTTAATTTCGGGCATGCGGAACCGCCTATCCGCATGGAGCGGATCTGGCTGAATAATGTTGAAGCCTACGGGGGACTGGCGGCAGTTGACACGTATATTGGTGCAACGCAGCAGTCCGATACCCGCGAAGATGAGTATGGCGGTGCGCATGTGCTCGAGGATCTTGTGGCAGGAAAATCCGTAGAACTCCGTGCAAGTTCCCGCGGCACGGACTGTTACCCGCGCCGCACGATTACCACCGAGCTGCTGCTGGAAAATGTAAACCAGGCAATCATGTGCAACCCGCGCAATGCCTACCAGCGCTACAATGCTGCCACCAATACCACGGATCGTACCCTTCACACCTACATGGGAACGCTGCTGCCCGGTTGCGGCAATGTCAATTTCTCGGGTGCGGGCCTGCTCAACCCGCTCTCGAATGATCCGCACTGCCGGCTGATCGGCAGTGGTGTCCCGATCTTTTTATGCGGTGCACAGGGTATGGTAGTTGGCGAGGGTACCCAGCATTCACCGGCGGGAGGGTTTGGAACGCTGATGGTTACCGGTGATTTAAAGCAGATGTCTCCGGACTATATGCGGGCAGCGACCATGACCGGTTACGGGGTTACGCTGTATGTGGGTCTCGGTATACCCCTGCCGGTACTCGATATTGATGTCGTGCGGGCAACTGCCGTGCGTGATGAGGATATCAGCGTTGACATCCTGGATTATGCAGTTCCGAGCCGGAGCCGGCCTGTACTCCGGAAAGTCAGCTATGCAGAATTGCGCAGTGGTTCGATTGACCTGAATGGAGAAGAGGTAAAAACATCGTCCCTGTCCAGTTTCCGCCGGGCACGGAAGGTGGCTGCGGAACTGAAAGGATGGGTTGAACAGGGAAAAATGCAGCTGGCTCTTCCCACGCGCCCGATTGATGCCAAAAAAGTATCAAGACCAATGCACCAGAGCACGCTGGGCCCCCGCGTCCTTGACATCATGGACCGGCAGGTCGTTAGTATCCATGAAGATGAAGAGATCAAGACTGCTGCAAAAAAACTGCTCAAGGGCGAGACCAACCATCTCCCGGTGATCAATGCAGCCGGCATACTGGTTGGCATTGTTACCACCTTTGATATCTCCAAAGCAGTGGCAAATCCCGGAAAGGCACATCTCGTCAAGGATATCATGAAGACCAAAGTGATCACGGCAAAACCTGACGAAGCTGTTGATATCGCAGTGCAGAAACTCGAGAAGCATAACATTAGCGCGCTACCGGTTGTTGATGCAGAGAACCATGTGCTGGGTATCCTGACCGCGATGAATCTCGGGAAACTGTTTGGCGGGAGGTGGCTGAAATGA
- a CDS encoding monovalent cation/H+ antiporter complex subunit F, with translation MIDTWFFAALCFGFLALCAVLRVIPGPQRNDRLVSFTAFITFTAAAALVFSITSGNLFILDAAIVLALILFAGTIGCAKFCGSSE, from the coding sequence ATGATAGACACATGGTTTTTTGCTGCACTCTGTTTTGGTTTTCTTGCACTCTGTGCGGTCCTGAGGGTGATTCCCGGACCTCAGCGGAATGACCGGCTTGTTTCTTTTACTGCGTTCATTACCTTTACAGCAGCAGCCGCACTCGTCTTTAGTATCACTTCGGGAAATCTCTTCATCCTTGACGCGGCGATCGTTCTTGCACTCATTCTTTTTGCCGGAACCATTGGATGTGCGAAATTCTGCGGGAGCAGTGAATGA
- a CDS encoding bifunctional precorrin-2 dehydrogenase/sirohydrochlorin ferrochelatase codes for MIPLFVDCSQRRIVIFGGGDVAARKAAYFAGVAEVTVISRSFQQKILEIPVTRRECDVSTETDASLEALLDGAFLVIGALSDPAQNNRIGRLCRKRDILFNNADGEPGDVILPSVTRGAGYTLAISTNGSSPAISRFIREHLEQAFPALDSMIALQQRLRAELKRAEPDQVKRNAILREVLNDASVWTALSADTSDAWDVVKKRYLHD; via the coding sequence ATGATCCCTCTCTTTGTGGACTGCTCCCAACGGCGCATCGTCATCTTCGGAGGGGGAGATGTGGCTGCACGCAAGGCCGCATATTTTGCCGGTGTGGCTGAAGTGACCGTCATTAGCCGGTCGTTCCAGCAGAAAATTCTGGAGATTCCGGTAACCCGCAGGGAATGCGATGTCAGCACGGAAACCGACGCCTCGCTCGAAGCCCTGCTTGACGGGGCATTCCTTGTGATCGGGGCTCTGTCTGATCCCGCCCAGAACAACCGGATCGGGCGGCTTTGCAGGAAACGTGATATCCTGTTCAACAATGCCGATGGTGAGCCCGGCGATGTGATCTTACCCTCGGTTACCCGGGGTGCCGGTTACACGCTCGCCATCAGCACCAATGGCAGCAGCCCGGCCATCTCCCGGTTTATCCGGGAGCACCTGGAACAGGCATTTCCGGCACTGGATTCAATGATCGCCCTGCAGCAGCGCCTCCGTGCTGAATTAAAGCGTGCTGAACCCGATCAGGTGAAACGGAATGCGATTCTCCGGGAAGTGCTCAATGATGCATCGGTATGGACTGCCCTTTCAGCCGACACTTCAGACGCATGGGACGTGGTAAAGAAGAGGTATTTGCATGACTGA
- the hisH gene encoding imidazole glycerol phosphate synthase subunit HisH, whose translation MTKIAIIDYGLGNLRSVIRGLEKAGAQAVITCDADEIASADGLVLPGVGAFHEGMEQLGFLKDTVIDSTREVPLLGICLGMQMLMETSEEHGIHKGLGLIPGNVRRFPRVHGQKVPHMGWNSLTITNTDHPLFAGFGSDEYVYFVHSYYADTTPDNTLTSTHYICPFASSVGKDTTFGVQFHPEKSGAIGLRLLSNFIGMC comes from the coding sequence ATGACGAAGATAGCCATTATTGATTATGGCCTGGGAAACCTCCGCAGTGTAATCCGCGGACTGGAAAAAGCCGGGGCACAGGCAGTTATCACCTGCGATGCTGACGAGATCGCATCTGCAGACGGTCTTGTGCTGCCGGGTGTCGGTGCATTCCATGAAGGGATGGAACAACTGGGTTTTTTAAAAGATACCGTCATCGATTCGACCCGTGAAGTTCCCCTGCTGGGGATCTGCCTCGGCATGCAGATGCTCATGGAAACGAGTGAGGAGCATGGAATCCATAAAGGATTGGGACTTATCCCGGGAAACGTGCGCCGGTTCCCCCGGGTTCACGGTCAGAAAGTGCCTCATATGGGATGGAACTCGTTAACCATCACCAATACCGATCACCCGCTGTTTGCCGGATTCGGCAGTGACGAGTACGTATACTTCGTACACTCGTATTATGCCGATACCACACCGGATAACACGCTCACGTCAACACACTATATCTGCCCCTTTGCATCTTCCGTTGGAAAGGATACCACATTCGGGGTCCAGTTCCATCCGGAAAAGAGCGGTGCAATCGGATTGCGTCTGCTGAGCAATTTTATCGGCATGTGTTGA
- a CDS encoding phosphoadenosine phosphosulfate reductase family protein, with translation MPPSYLGKILLRWCDHCHAPVLAEKCACGAATRSVPLTPPGDARPAFPADVALINQIYTDHFGAPLIPDGHLALLNKVPDRDRMEEIIVGGGIAGIIRYFPEQKRWEPVPRPEACLLFTPKKRFVVIDDGAIPFIRDQGMSVLAPGLVSIDENIKAGDEVFILTRDGTCIGVGRAKVDAAAARELTKGQIVRTRRNIASTIVPGAADWADAVQANADVLRKTEASSILFVQEVAGRNMDLVANVSYSGGKDSLATLLVVTKAIGKVPMLFADTGLEFPETYANIDTAARHYGLEVIRTDGSTTFWETFERQGPPAVNARWCCKVCKLTPVGNLIKDTWGQCLSFIGQRRYESASRAQSERVWRNKNVRAQLSAAPIHNWTALHVWLYLMQEKAPHNVLYEQRLDRIGCFMCPSSDMALIHMIETEYPELWKGWLAKLEQYQEARGLPAEWITEGKWRLVEGCADDEDSHY, from the coding sequence ATGCCCCCGTCATATCTTGGGAAGATCCTTTTACGCTGGTGCGATCACTGCCATGCACCGGTCCTTGCTGAAAAGTGTGCCTGCGGGGCAGCGACACGAAGTGTTCCGCTGACGCCCCCGGGCGATGCCCGCCCGGCATTTCCCGCAGATGTCGCGCTTATCAATCAGATCTATACGGACCATTTCGGCGCCCCCCTCATTCCTGACGGTCATCTCGCGCTTCTCAATAAAGTGCCGGATCGTGACCGTATGGAAGAGATCATTGTCGGCGGGGGTATAGCCGGCATAATCCGGTATTTTCCCGAACAAAAGCGCTGGGAACCGGTACCCCGCCCGGAAGCCTGCCTCCTGTTCACACCCAAAAAGCGGTTTGTTGTCATCGATGACGGTGCCATCCCCTTCATCCGTGACCAGGGCATGAGCGTTCTTGCGCCTGGACTGGTCTCCATCGATGAGAATATCAAGGCCGGTGATGAGGTGTTCATCCTGACGCGGGATGGCACCTGCATTGGTGTCGGACGCGCTAAAGTGGACGCAGCTGCCGCGCGTGAATTAACGAAGGGCCAGATTGTCAGGACACGCAGGAATATTGCATCAACGATTGTGCCGGGTGCGGCAGACTGGGCGGATGCCGTCCAGGCGAATGCCGATGTTCTCAGGAAGACAGAAGCATCATCAATCCTGTTTGTCCAGGAAGTTGCCGGGCGCAATATGGATCTGGTGGCAAACGTTTCGTACTCCGGGGGAAAAGACAGCCTTGCAACACTGCTGGTTGTAACGAAAGCAATTGGAAAAGTCCCGATGCTCTTTGCCGATACCGGCCTTGAGTTCCCCGAAACCTATGCCAATATTGATACTGCTGCCCGGCACTATGGGCTTGAGGTCATCCGCACCGATGGATCAACAACATTCTGGGAGACGTTCGAGCGGCAGGGCCCCCCGGCAGTCAATGCCCGGTGGTGCTGCAAGGTCTGCAAGCTGACACCCGTGGGGAACCTGATTAAGGATACCTGGGGCCAGTGCCTCTCGTTCATCGGCCAGCGACGCTATGAATCTGCTTCGCGGGCACAGAGTGAGCGTGTCTGGCGAAACAAGAATGTTCGGGCACAGCTCTCCGCTGCCCCGATACACAACTGGACCGCATTGCACGTCTGGCTGTACCTGATGCAGGAGAAGGCACCGCACAATGTGCTGTATGAACAGCGTCTCGACAGGATCGGATGTTTCATGTGCCCTTCGAGCGATATGGCTTTAATCCACATGATTGAAACGGAATATCCTGAACTCTGGAAAGGCTGGTTAGCGAAACTCGAACAGTATCAGGAAGCCCGAGGATTGCCCGCGGAGTGGATCACGGAAGGGAAATGGAGACTGGTTGAGGGATGTGCCGATGACGAAGATAGCCATTATTGA
- a CDS encoding 4Fe-4S binding protein: MKLLVNFSRGKGRKPIIAQVVRDTGVLINVERAVIDSSEGEALIDVPDDQCQLVRDSMTSMGATVHLLENGVNLNESECVDCGACISICPREVFSFDPDWKLSLDEKRCVLCGKCVDACPSHALTLPV, translated from the coding sequence ATGAAACTGCTGGTGAATTTCTCACGCGGAAAAGGTCGGAAGCCGATCATTGCGCAGGTTGTCCGGGATACCGGTGTGCTCATCAATGTAGAACGTGCTGTTATCGACTCCTCGGAAGGAGAGGCACTCATCGATGTACCGGATGACCAGTGTCAGCTCGTGCGCGATTCGATGACCAGCATGGGCGCAACCGTACACCTTCTCGAAAACGGTGTGAACCTGAACGAGAGCGAATGCGTTGACTGCGGAGCATGTATCAGTATCTGTCCCCGCGAAGTCTTCTCGTTCGATCCTGACTGGAAGCTCAGCCTTGATGAGAAACGGTGCGTGCTCTGCGGCAAGTGTGTCGATGCCTGCCCGTCCCATGCCCTTACCCTGCCGGTATGA
- a CDS encoding Nif3-like dinuclear metal center hexameric protein encodes MHVRAFIDEMEQLAPPNLAEEFDCGRIGLIVEGRPDINTICCALDATDAVVSRAVEAGADMLVVHHTPLWTPVTALTGPTASLMRQLLAADMNLYVMHTNFDHAPEGVNDALAELLSVKDLVSLSPGIIGTCTIPIDELARRLGGNIRIWGELSSLSRLAMVAGSGFDPAFLTAAKEAGADAFLSAELKHSVARSSPLPCIEATHYALEAPAMRRLAARKGWQYIDDPPRLHSIP; translated from the coding sequence ATGCATGTGCGTGCCTTCATTGACGAGATGGAACAACTGGCCCCACCCAATCTCGCCGAGGAGTTCGATTGCGGGAGGATCGGCCTGATTGTCGAAGGCCGGCCGGATATCAATACTATCTGCTGTGCGTTAGACGCGACAGATGCGGTGGTCAGCAGGGCGGTTGAAGCAGGAGCGGATATGCTTGTCGTTCATCACACGCCATTATGGACACCGGTGACCGCACTGACCGGGCCAACCGCATCGCTGATGCGCCAGCTGCTCGCGGCAGATATGAATCTCTATGTCATGCATACCAATTTCGATCACGCACCGGAAGGGGTGAACGATGCGCTGGCTGAACTCCTGTCAGTAAAAGATCTGGTCTCGCTCTCACCGGGTATCATTGGCACCTGTACAATCCCGATAGATGAACTGGCCCGGCGCCTGGGAGGAAATATCCGGATCTGGGGAGAACTCTCATCCCTGTCCCGCCTCGCAATGGTTGCCGGCAGCGGATTTGATCCCGCATTCCTTACCGCAGCAAAAGAAGCGGGGGCCGATGCTTTCCTTTCTGCGGAGCTGAAACACTCTGTTGCCCGTTCCTCACCCCTGCCCTGCATTGAAGCAACCCATTACGCGCTGGAAGCCCCGGCCATGCGCCGCCTTGCTGCCCGGAAAGGCTGGCAGTACATCGATGATCCCCCCCGGCTTCATTCCATCCCATGA
- a CDS encoding helix-turn-helix domain-containing protein translates to MAEEVVVLEPGDERAQKIAKAMGSQTASDILQLLCDGQKSLTDITERLAIPMTTAKYHVENLLDAGLLSVSETKYSVKGREVKLYSLTNQLLIVAPRQSNVRSLLLKYASLFGIVAFGSVVIAIMSSLFGSESMMRSSLNAVPRMAVQESGSAYAMKTAADGYTVNATTTPDVWMAGAKGISETGAANFTPVPEAITSFSQIPPGTATSAFPLIPDTALAFFLGGVMVIFVLLCYEAYLWKRR, encoded by the coding sequence ATGGCAGAGGAGGTTGTAGTTTTAGAACCGGGCGATGAACGGGCACAGAAGATAGCCAAAGCCATGGGCAGCCAGACGGCAAGCGATATCCTCCAGCTCCTCTGTGACGGCCAGAAGAGCCTGACGGATATTACCGAACGGCTCGCCATTCCCATGACCACGGCAAAATATCATGTGGAAAACCTGCTCGATGCGGGACTTCTGTCAGTTTCAGAAACAAAATACAGTGTCAAAGGGCGGGAGGTGAAACTCTATTCGCTCACTAACCAGCTCCTCATTGTTGCACCCCGGCAGTCCAATGTGCGTTCACTGCTGCTGAAATATGCCTCCTTGTTCGGCATTGTTGCCTTCGGCTCGGTTGTTATCGCAATCATGTCTTCCCTCTTTGGATCGGAGAGCATGATGCGCAGCAGCCTGAATGCAGTTCCCCGCATGGCTGTGCAGGAGTCCGGGAGTGCATATGCCATGAAAACAGCGGCTGACGGGTACACAGTAAATGCCACGACAACTCCCGACGTCTGGATGGCCGGGGCAAAAGGAATTTCTGAAACGGGTGCTGCAAATTTCACACCAGTCCCGGAAGCAATAACTTCGTTTTCTCAAATCCCTCCCGGGACTGCAACCTCCGCGTTTCCCCTTATACCGGATACCGCACTGGCATTCTTTCTTGGCGGGGTGATGGTTATTTTTGTCTTGCTCTGTTACGAGGCATATCTCTGGAAACGACGTTAA
- the alaS gene encoding alanine--tRNA ligase produces the protein MLEEEYQLDYFKEQGMVRKICKACGSAFWTRDHAREICGDAPCEPYNFIGEPVFKTHNLDTMREAYLSFFEKQGHTRIERYPVAARWRDDIYLTIASIADFQPFVTSGIVPPPANPLTISQPCIRLNDLDSVGRSGRHLTTFEMMAHHAFNTPSEEIYWKDRTVELCDQFIASIGGDLNKVTFKESPWIGGGNAGPSVEVLIGGLEIATLVFMSLGRQKTAEKGYDLKGEMYYPMKLRIVDTGYGLERLVWASKGSPTIYDAVFPEMVSRVMGAAGLSHMLDNKDYTKLLSLNAKFAGLMDISGTNLFQLRKKVAAAIDISPEKLDRMITPIEKVYATVDHTRCLAYMLGDCIVPSNVREGYLARLVIRRTLRMMTDLKIEEPLADLIEQQTRIIGMKKFEQDIGVVREIAERETEKYASTLERGTRIVQKIAKTYRAKSQRVPLSEIITLYDSHGIQPEMIKDIATKEGAVVDLPDNFYSMVADMHSESKKEAEVDTTAKYDERVLGLPPTKKLYYEQPSDVEFEAVVLDFFDGYAVTDQTLFYPFGGGQPADTGTMVSSDSMVRVDDVIKVGEVILHHISGGILQRGDRVKGMVDEERRWSLMRHHTATHIVLHAAKEVLGAHIHQAGAQKGSESSRMDLRHFKHITPDELRRIETSANRMIMASQPVEITTEDRTKAEQKYGFSLYQGGVPPGRDIRIVKVAGDIEACAGTHCRTTGEVGVIKIIRVEHIQDGIERIEFTAGVAAIYYMQHLEQIVTSSAEVLSVQPDNLPATVNRFFSEWKDQKKEIERMSSKVVELEMQSLVAESMGGIPVVIKRIDLPQKELAQLATSVSEKGGVALLAGLGESVRVVLASGEPRVNAGDIIGQVCSLLGGKGGGKPTMAQGGGPDANQIDLALKVGRERIIAALQG, from the coding sequence ATGCTCGAAGAGGAATACCAGCTGGATTATTTTAAAGAACAGGGAATGGTCCGCAAGATCTGCAAGGCTTGCGGGTCTGCATTCTGGACACGTGACCATGCGCGTGAGATCTGTGGTGATGCACCCTGCGAACCGTACAATTTTATTGGCGAACCGGTCTTCAAAACGCACAATCTCGATACCATGCGGGAGGCTTATCTTTCATTTTTTGAGAAACAGGGGCACACCCGGATCGAGCGCTACCCGGTAGCAGCACGGTGGAGAGATGATATTTACTTAACCATCGCATCGATCGCGGATTTCCAGCCTTTTGTCACCAGCGGGATCGTCCCCCCGCCGGCAAACCCGCTCACGATCTCCCAACCCTGCATCCGGCTCAATGATCTCGACTCGGTCGGCAGATCAGGACGACACCTGACCACCTTTGAGATGATGGCACACCACGCCTTCAACACGCCGTCAGAAGAGATTTACTGGAAGGACCGGACGGTTGAGCTCTGCGACCAGTTCATCGCATCCATTGGTGGCGATCTGAATAAAGTGACATTCAAAGAGAGCCCGTGGATTGGCGGCGGGAATGCCGGCCCCAGTGTCGAGGTGCTGATCGGCGGTCTTGAGATTGCCACGCTCGTGTTTATGAGCCTCGGGCGCCAGAAGACTGCTGAAAAGGGGTACGATCTCAAGGGCGAGATGTACTACCCGATGAAGTTGCGGATTGTCGATACCGGCTATGGGCTGGAACGACTGGTCTGGGCTTCAAAGGGGTCGCCTACGATCTACGATGCGGTATTTCCGGAGATGGTGAGCCGGGTCATGGGTGCAGCCGGTCTCTCCCACATGCTTGACAACAAGGATTACACCAAGCTCCTCTCGCTCAATGCAAAATTCGCCGGTCTCATGGATATCTCCGGCACCAACCTCTTCCAGCTCCGGAAGAAAGTGGCAGCAGCCATCGATATCTCGCCGGAAAAACTTGACCGGATGATCACCCCTATCGAGAAGGTGTACGCAACGGTGGATCACACCCGGTGCCTTGCTTATATGCTCGGTGACTGTATCGTACCGTCCAATGTGCGGGAAGGGTATCTTGCACGGCTCGTTATCCGCCGTACCCTGAGGATGATGACCGATCTCAAGATCGAAGAACCACTGGCAGATCTGATCGAACAGCAGACCCGCATCATCGGCATGAAAAAGTTCGAGCAGGATATCGGCGTTGTCCGGGAAATTGCCGAACGCGAGACCGAGAAATATGCGTCAACGCTCGAGCGCGGAACCCGGATTGTCCAGAAGATTGCAAAGACATACAGGGCCAAGAGTCAGCGTGTGCCTTTAAGCGAGATTATCACCCTGTACGACTCGCATGGCATCCAGCCGGAGATGATCAAGGATATTGCCACCAAAGAAGGCGCAGTCGTCGACCTGCCCGACAATTTCTACTCCATGGTTGCCGACATGCATTCCGAATCGAAAAAGGAAGCAGAAGTTGATACGACGGCAAAGTATGATGAACGGGTACTTGGACTCCCCCCGACAAAAAAACTATACTATGAGCAGCCGTCTGATGTCGAATTCGAAGCGGTTGTACTGGATTTCTTTGACGGGTATGCAGTCACCGACCAGACGCTCTTTTACCCGTTTGGTGGCGGTCAGCCCGCAGACACCGGCACCATGGTCAGCTCCGACAGCATGGTCAGGGTTGACGATGTGATAAAAGTCGGTGAAGTGATCCTCCACCACATCAGCGGCGGTATCCTGCAGCGCGGCGACCGGGTCAAGGGAATGGTGGATGAAGAGCGGCGCTGGTCACTGATGCGCCATCACACGGCCACCCATATCGTACTCCATGCCGCAAAGGAAGTGCTCGGTGCGCATATTCACCAGGCCGGAGCCCAGAAAGGCAGCGAAAGTTCCCGCATGGATCTCCGGCATTTCAAGCACATCACGCCGGATGAGCTCCGCAGGATAGAGACTTCGGCAAACCGCATGATCATGGCAAGCCAGCCGGTCGAGATCACGACAGAAGACCGGACCAAAGCCGAACAGAAATACGGGTTCTCCCTGTACCAGGGCGGCGTCCCGCCCGGCAGGGATATCCGGATCGTCAAAGTTGCCGGTGATATCGAAGCTTGTGCCGGCACCCACTGCCGGACCACCGGCGAAGTCGGGGTCATCAAGATCATCCGGGTGGAACATATCCAGGACGGTATCGAACGGATCGAGTTTACCGCAGGTGTTGCTGCAATCTACTATATGCAGCATCTCGAACAGATCGTCACTTCTTCAGCTGAAGTCCTGTCCGTCCAGCCGGATAACCTGCCGGCAACCGTGAACCGGTTCTTTTCGGAATGGAAAGACCAGAAAAAAGAGATCGAACGCATGAGCTCAAAAGTGGTTGAGCTGGAGATGCAGTCCCTCGTTGCCGAATCGATGGGAGGTATTCCTGTCGTGATCAAGCGCATCGATCTCCCCCAGAAGGAACTTGCACAACTGGCTACCTCCGTATCAGAAAAAGGCGGTGTAGCCCTTCTTGCAGGTTTGGGGGAATCGGTAAGAGTTGTTCTCGCATCCGGAGAACCCCGGGTAAATGCCGGAGATATTATCGGTCAGGTGTGCAGCCTGCTCGGCGGAAAAGGCGGGGGCAAACCTACGATGGCACAGGGTGGCGGTCCTGATGCAAACCAGATTGACCTTGCCCTGAAAGTCGGGCGTGAACGGATTATTGCCGCCCTGCAGGGCTGA
- a CDS encoding SWIM zinc finger family protein codes for MNDLWERMKEKHALDATLRAEIEAAFGARGKKALAAIDAGKIKQYRDFFVVEGRTAEYVVDEDFCTCRDFLYRGRTCWHLLAVQIALTTGQFTPVDSWYVDQLS; via the coding sequence ATGAACGATCTCTGGGAACGGATGAAGGAAAAGCACGCGCTGGATGCAACCCTGCGTGCAGAGATTGAAGCGGCCTTTGGAGCCCGGGGCAAAAAAGCTCTTGCAGCCATCGATGCCGGCAAGATCAAGCAGTACCGGGATTTTTTTGTTGTTGAAGGAAGGACCGCGGAGTATGTCGTGGACGAGGATTTCTGCACCTGCCGGGATTTCCTGTACCGGGGCAGGACCTGCTGGCACCTGCTCGCGGTGCAGATCGCACTCACGACCGGCCAGTTCACTCCTGTCGATTCCTGGTACGTTGATCAACTCAGCTGA
- a CDS encoding tetratricopeptide repeat protein has product MEARAEKHFDKGADFAKLGDLEKAIALFDKALVLEPENDMVWVLRGSLLNELCRYSDALTSYDKALAIRPDYDVAWYNRGTTLRKLGRFTDAVTSFDKALAINPAYPSAKKDREMALQERDNSPCR; this is encoded by the coding sequence ATGGAGGCTCGTGCTGAGAAACATTTCGATAAAGGTGCAGATTTTGCCAAACTCGGAGATCTTGAGAAAGCGATTGCCTTGTTTGATAAGGCGCTTGTCCTTGAACCCGAAAACGACATGGTCTGGGTTCTCCGGGGATCCCTGCTGAATGAACTCTGCCGGTACTCAGATGCCCTCACCTCATATGATAAAGCGCTTGCCATCCGGCCGGACTATGACGTGGCATGGTATAACCGGGGCACGACATTGCGTAAACTCGGACGGTTTACCGATGCGGTAACCTCTTTTGACAAAGCGCTGGCAATCAATCCTGCATATCCCAGTGCAAAAAAGGACCGGGAAATGGCGCTTCAGGAGCGGGATAATTCCCCGTGCCGATGA